The genomic region acatggcttcggagataccctatcaagaattatgatgtttggttgttcaaggactttgaaacacatagacatattcttcatttctctaaccttgttgttgcaacaaatattcatttaatgaagtatcgtggtagagctcataacaagattttatggaaagtttgtgaatctgaccatgaggaaatacttgacacaatacgggttagattcgatcctaaaggctcacttgattgattctatggttcagagtagaatgattttgagaattttgtataaatcgccgacaaattgttctatattcattttttgtatatataaatgcccatgagctgatttttacatgtttaggggcataattttgtatatttaagtgacaatgagctgatttgtacatatgtacatgccaaattttgtatattaaaatggcgatgagctgaatcgcacatattgtaatgccaaaatttgtataaaagcccatgagatgatttgtatattaaaatggcgatgagctgaatcacatatattgtaatgccaaattttgtataaaagcccatgagattatttgtaagacaattttttgtataatcaaatagccaagagctgatttgaccatatttagaggcaaatttttgaataatatgtgacaatgttttgtgactattttgtgtgtcaatgttttgtgactatgttttgagtatatgtgatgtgtccctagtcaatcatgagcattcatgattcttgtataatcatggataattatttgagtcattatcgggtcatagggctgatagattgagactagatacaatttgagcaaaaattgtcattgttgtcaaaaaaattgtcaaaaaagttgtcaagcaacttctacattgtgtcgatagggtatgactctcaacgttctggtgctttgaaATGCATGACAAgtgcatgcctagcgtaaacatgcccactcaGATGCgctcatgacgtcggtttgtgcacatgaggaacataatcaattctaaccactcttgcaacttttccttgcaagcaactgacggttttttcagcaggcgaaaaaatgctactaattgaaaatggcttcgagttgtcaaaaaaccaagataggccattgtagacgagcctcacgcaaccccacaggatcaaacagatcgaccatatgttcgtggattggaagaaacagtccgtcaaattttgacaattttttggactcaaggaacttgagagatctcaccagtagggtgtgactctcgatgttctggtgttttgggatgcatgacaggggcatgcctagtgtaaacatgcccacccgaaCGTGCtcacgacgtcggtttgtgcacacgaggaacaaaatcaattctagccaatcttgcaacttttacttgcaagcaactgacggttttttgagcaagcgaaaaaatgctactaattgaaaatggcttcgagttgtcaaaaactgagataggccattgtagaggaccctcacgcgacaccacaggttcaaacagatcgaccgtatgtgtcgtggattggaagaaacagtccgtcaaatttttacaattttttggactcggggcacttgagagatctcatcggtagggtatgactctcgacgttctggtgctttgggatgcatgacatgggcatgcctagcgtaaacctgcccactcgAACATGCTTGCGACGTCGGTttatgcacacgaggaacaaaatttgaccattgcgagcgtgagggtgctctcgcaccaaacacattgttaattacatatgcaaatattcatttaaatttataagaGGGTAGTCACctaatacaacgaatacacaataatgaatttaatacaaggatttttgtagggttaattcaacattttagaaattttatcaaatcatattccacgattgcaatgctttatatcatatatttttgttgtttatattcatattgttgattacatatgcaaatattcatttaaatttataaaaggacaaccacaaaatacaacgaatacaaagtaatgaactcattacacatttattggatcgaatatcgatatttatatatatataaaaaggcatgtctgccaagtcaatacaagtattacaaaaatgtggcatatgccatgtccaaattgatatacaataaaaatgtcgaatatatatacatgtattggtcattctatgaccaaaactaacactatatgatcctaaacttctagtggatcatcaaaatcaagcctcttcagcaCAGTATGCGGCTCTGTaaatggctgcaaaaccacaattcaaaagccaagttagaattcttttgtagaaaatagttcagaattaacatcataactatgcatttaactttaattcctttgcaattgaaatgtagattacctcgtCGGCTGATCCAgaagctaatgtcttcgctctcctctccttgtcactcttgggagttttcttgaagacatacttaaatggatccacgttatggccataccgcgaacaagtctattgtagattaaatgtacaattaatacaatgtactaacataaatatatcaaaaacacttaaaagttataatatagagaacaatgacgtacttgtgcctcagatgcttctccaatggactaaggatggctcaccatcgatgtagaaatggtcgctattacctatacaaaaaatgtacaaagattaaatataattaatataatgataagtattgaaggttgaaaacaattaattttacatatcaaacaaaagtgtaccggatcctgatatgcttctccaatgcaaggaggagggttcgccattgatgaaataggtatggatatttcctgtatgaaaaaatataagattataatatatcacaagttcacatgtatgcgtgcatataatcatgaaatcaagaaaataaagtagagatacatacctccaccctctcttgattcgcgggcgaatcaggtgcattcaacatatccacgaagctcaatggccgttgtaaatgtaaaatagacaaaaaacactaatcaatctacaaaccccaactaatacttgatttcaacattttcaaacaattgtacaactaaaaatgtgttcaattaccttcttcacacgttttggcatcttcgagatattctttttcttcggatgagccctagacgtggagggagtgccctaaaaatagaaaattaacatgagatattagtacagataataaattaaacataattttaaaaatctaaaatgaaatgacttacatattccatcaaaacaatacagaaaaagagttgtacaaaatatgataccgtatagccttgtaggccaaaatcgatcgccgacagcatgatgtcatcaatctaggacatttcgtcccctgtcaacacctacaaaccagaaattggaccaagcattaaagatagttagtatatcttgtatttttttgaattcaaagtgtactattctattttaacatgttacaaaatttatatctCAGACGTCGAAGTTGTAGCTATGGTAgttgggggaggtgtatgggataccactgctgcatcctgaaatgcatattatttgtctcaatttaaatcgatgtataaatgaaaattcatttatgtaattacaaaattaaagtgactgataaataaaatgttatgaattcaaatcaacacacctgtgtctatggatcatgggcaaacaccatgtccatcaactcatctgtcagcgcgacatcctcaactgtgtgagcctaacatctacaaccacaaatcgtgcatagatgatatgagtatccatctgcaccgactgcatcatctatccctaagcatatccccgagcaactgacacacatatgctcgatgggctctttgtcaccctctaatggctcatcatccaatacaatagggtgtgctaatgatgtcccatgctagatgatggcactagtcaatgttgtggccgcttgaagagtctgtagctccatcgactctttcagctctaatgggacagcctgatgcaccttgagtttgggtgctagggggcagcgactctccgtggctaatcgcctacgggctctaggtctatcttgggcagagccaccacctctaccatgaaactctctcatgtcaaaataatttgggcgcacattgagcacaaactcacaatatatttttctcaaaaaatataatggcacctcataattattacaaggtggatcgtcaaagaccatccaccacctctgccaaaaaagattcttcatctacacattgctacaccaatgtatgggaaacctctttacattaggaggtaatgactgaccagttttggggtcaacaaaaagggcacatatttgttgtttagaaatatttttgtttttaactccatcatatgatagcccattggtatagaattgacgacacctatccctaaagcttccccatttggtaatttatgtggaaacagctatggcaccactagctaatgtttctaggctagtggcgagggattgatgatggtcaagctcagaagttttcaattttacaattagtctattgattttggatgtattttgccctaactgattaattaattcttcctgtgtttcggctgtgcggtcaaaaggaggaattggggcttgttcttgtgtgttttcaagaggtgcatttggttgttcttgtgggttttcaagaggtgcatttggttgttcttgttctagattagaagaatctagtttttgaaacaaaaaatgaaaaaacctaatcaaaattaatgaaattaaattcaaaatgtaaaacaaattgcataaaccagaaagaaagagaaaaataaacaaaaactaaccttgatccataggctggaggacaaatttagcaccctgttcgcagtttaggttagaaaatgggaaaaaaaacaaactaaaaaacgtgcttttcgggtaaatgagcacccagtttttttaaaaaactttttttatcaggcaCTGCGTACacagttttactaggattattagcgcgtacgcactcattttcctataagcagcgcgtacgcgctaattTTCCTAGTCGTAGCACGTACGCGCTCAATTTGCTAAACTCAGCGTGTacgtgctaccttttctaggctcgggaagaacaaacctaagcgcgtgcgtgggaattttaaattttaaaaccgtgTATGcactgcctatttttccaagttttttttgggtggtgtccacttttctgaccaccatctttgtgcacacacccTTAAAGAGGATCGATACATTAATTAAAACAACATTCGTACatgaaaattatataaaatataaacccTTAAACAAATTCATTTCAATTCAAATTTTAGTATGTGTGAAAATCAGtaaatacctctctctctctctctctctctctctctctctctctctacacacacacacacacacacacatatatatatatatgtatacatatatacatatgtatacatatatatatatgtacatacatacatacatacatacatatacatacatacatacatacatacatatatatatatatatatatatatatatgtgtgtgtgtgtgtgtgtgtgtgtgtgtgtgtgtgtgtgtgtgtatgtatgtatacatatatgtatatatatgtatacatatatgtatatatatatatgtatgtatgtatgtatgtatacaaatTAGAGCTAATGTAACCTCTAAGCTTATTATAGTCATGTTGAAATACCCTATGACACTTGTAATGTTATAGCTTACAAAGCATGCTATAAAGATGTGAAATAAATGTTATTGTATACTGTACATCTAGTAGTATATTCTTTCATATTTAATTAGATACTCCTCTATTTATTAGTTTGACACTTATCCCTACATTACTTTCATTAGTACTATTAATGTGTTTGACATATCTCTTAGATGGAAAACAACAACTAATTGAAGATATTAATTGTTACAAAAATTATCTATTGATATTACCTTTATCACTTCAATGTTACAAAACTAAAAAACTACTCAACATGTATCCTTCTTTAGACCATTCACAAGTTGATTATATTTTGAAGGCctttattgaaaatattgaagtagatttttattgtttaaatttatttttacatATAATTCAGTCAACTCCATACATCTCATTTATCCTTTATACTAAAAGTATATTATACCATTACATAGAAATGCATACCCTTGCTACTAATACTTAATTCTCACTACAAAAGCACATCTGCATCTTGTAGACACATTTGCATATATTAGAATACATTAACTTATATTTTCTAGTAACATTATACATATCCCAAATACAAATTACTTTATCATTGTAATGTTACAAAACTAACAAACTACTCAACATATATCCTTCACTAAACTTTTAACAAATTGAATTGTCAATTCCATACACCTTGTTTATACTAATAATATATTATATCGTTACCAAGAAATGCATACCCATTCTACAAGTATGTACTACTAAAACACATACCCATTCTACTATATGTACTTCCTATTACTAAAACCACCTCCCTTTTGTAGCCACATTTATataggggaaaggatccagtagttgtgcaccctaacttcgcgcttctcaaaatcctatttggaaatttcaaatcactctgatttttttacagcagcttacttggcaagtcccctacttataactaaggtttcagggccacatcatcaaatatgatgccacatcagcatgctttttgccaaggtgtccaaaacagcccccccaaaaagtgagaccattagacgtgcaaaagagaccccaatagttgggCAGCtaacatggcatcacctgattggttactttttacaatattagtacatttcttaacaactattggtacatttcctaacaaatgttggtacatttcctaacaaaatttgatattttttgtttcaaacaataggttttatttgttcaatttttagaacaaaaggtatcaacaaccctcacaacaattggtacatgctcaactactagatCCTTTCCCCTATATGGTAGAATAGTTCAAATTCTATTTTCTAGTGTCACTATACATATCCCAACAAAAATATCCCTTTTAAatgaagaaatttcaaatatgTTTGTTAAATATTTTGTATGGGTTATGCTATATGCTATTTTCTTCCAACAAAAACGAACACTAATTAATCTGATAATAACTTAAATTTATCAATAAATCGTAAAATAGTATATACCCTATCAAGTACTGTAGCACATGCAGTTTTCCATGATACTTTCCCAAATCATCAGATGTTGGAAGGTCCGTCTGTTTATCCAATTCCCACATAATCAGCCATTCTTTTCCCTGGACAAACTGTTAATGCTCATCCCGTATCCCTCCCTCTTCTCCAAAACAAATTATAAATGGCCTCCCAAATTCCCCACCATATTATAGAAGCTTCACAATTCCTTACTCATGGCCCCTGCAACGCTTACTCTCCTCACCCTATTACTCTTCTCCACAGCCAGCTCTGACACAACCACAGATCTGATAAACTCCATAATACCCTTCGCAGAAACCCAGTATAAAAAAGTAGCAATCCAACAGACACCCCTGCTTCGCCAACCTGGAAAACCCTCTGCATACCCATTCGACGGAAAGCCCAAAGAAAACAAATGGTGGTCCAGCAACAGAGAGGGATGGACATCGGGCTTCCTGGCCGGCACATTCTGGCACCTCTCCTCTCTAGCCGCCACCGCCGCCGCCATTTGGCAACAGCGCGCCGAAATAGCCCAGCATGGCCCCCTGCCCATGCAAGACTACAATCAAACCCACAACGTTGGCTTCATCATGTTTTCCTCTTTCGGCAACGCTTTTCTCCGCACCAGGAATTCTTCCTACGTACCCCCGCTGAACACCACCGCCGCCACGCTCGCCAGGCGTTACAACAAAAAAGTCGGCTGCACGCGCTCCTGGGATAACAAAGACGGCGCGCCGCCAGAGCGATTCGAGGTGATCATCGACAACATGATGAATTTGGAGCTGCTGTTCTGGGTCGCCAATTACTCTGCAAATGCCACGCTGTACAACATCGCCGTCTCCCATGCCACGCGGTCCAGTTCTGAACACGTCAGACCCGACGGGAGTACGTGGCAAGTGGTAGCGTTCAATTCCACCGATAGGTCTGTGATCGAAAAGTACACTGTTCAAGGCTATGATAATTCCTCCACTTGGGCAAGGGGTCAAGCCTGGGCTGTTTATGGTTTTACCACGGCTTACCGTTATACACAAAATGAGAAATTTTTGCAGACTGCCCAGAAAACCGCGGATTTCTTTCTGAGAAATCTTCCTCCTGAAGACAATGTTCCTTACTGGGATTTCGATGCTCCTTATCGGGAAAGTTATCAGCCCAGGGATACTTCTGCTGCCGCCATAGCTGCTTCTGGACTTTTGGAACTGGGGGAGTATTTGGGGGTAAAGTATAGAGATTCAGGGGTCAAGATTCTGGAGGGTCTTGTTAAATATAGGGCTGACAGGAGAGCACAGTTTAAGATTCCTGCAATTCTTATCAATGGGACGTCCCATTATAGCACGGGTCATTTCGACAGGGCTCTTATATTCGGAGATTATTACTATGTGGAGGGGATTCTGAGATTGTCTCGTTTTATTCATACGTTCAGTCCCACTGCGTTCTGATGAAAGGAGATCTGATGAGATTGacttatattgtaattaatattaaattattattattatattttcatatattgtattattttattaagtcTTTCAAATTTTATAAAAAAGATTGAATTATTAAAATTATGGTTGCAGCTAAAAGTTGCAGTCATTAAAAACAAATCTTaaaataattaagttttttaaATGTAAGCAtttctatatttttatttatatatagtcGAAATAAAGTATCTTTTAAATGGAAGTATCCTCTTTTTGTTTACTgttggttttttttgttttgttttgctttcATTGATGTGTTGAGCTCTTATAGCGCTACCATTGTAGGCTACACGTATCAATACAATATATAGCTAGCTACATATACAATTTCTATATAAAGAGTTATTTGATTCttatatgtaatttttaaatttggTGATTTTTAGTTCCCACCAATAGGCAACATAGTAATGTATTTGTTGGATGCAATTTTCCTTTTCAGTCAACCAATCATCATAGACTTTTTGAATTCATTTTGCATtcctaaagttttaattttttcaaatattttaataatataagcAAAAGAATTTATTGCTCTTCGTATTGGTTGTTGCTTTAAACAATCATTATAGGACTCAATTGTCAAagtaaaaataatattttagaaCTTTCATGTTTTTCCTTTTATTAATAGTGCGTCCAACATTTATAACATGGTAGTTAGGTATTGCATGGGAGAAGACATATTAAAGAGGAAATCCGAGACAATCTTGATGACTACCAAAATCTTATCCTTTTTGAGATATTgaagtacaaaaaaaaaaaaaaaatattgatcttggagTTTGCGCAAATCTTAAATGTTTTGAGCAACAAagtttaaaattttggaaaaaCCTTATCTAAAATGTCAAGAAATCTTACGTTTTTTTATGCAAGCAAATACATTAAGAATTCATTCCCTATTGAATAATAATGCATCCGTAGACAACTCTAATCAAATGCAACTATTTATCAGATGAAATCTAGAAAAATCTTGTCCTCTTTAATGGGAATTGGATCCAAGTCGTCACAAACATTAAATGTGTATGGGAGTTGATGCATTTACCAGAAACTTCAGAGACAAGTAAGCGTGGATTGTTTATTCATTTCCATGTTGTGTAGTTGATTTTTCTATATCTGTCCAAAAATCAACTCGAAGACCATCCTAAAGAGTTGTGTAACTTGACACCCCTTTTATAGAGGTTGCATAGAAATATTGAGGTAAACAAGTTTTCCTATTGCAACTTAGTAGGTGTTTTTAGGTTTTCTGAGTTTTTTTAGGTTTATTGAACTCATGGGgacttcactagctaggcaatattttatcacatgcattcatattggggggtttaatatcccaaaaatgagggtgcaatatattgcctatcggtgaaaataggggggttttatttctggctatgaaaaaatacaatatttggtgaaaataggggggcttttaatttgagctgtgtattgggagggggtgacaataAAGGAGTTAGGGAAATatcttttgaaaatagggggattctttagtatgccatgaacgtgtgtgttataacccaggttcactatgTGGAGCCTTTGTGATTAAACTAGCTTCCTATGTTATGCTTAGACTAAATTATTCCTTTGAAAATGTATAGCCACTACAATTTGTTGCCTAGAAGTTTTCAATTTCACTCTGTATTGGATGAAATAAAATTAGGCTTTcactaattaagataataaaaccttTAATCTCATCCACAAGACCAATACATTAAAAGGAGGATAAACACAATAGATcaaacctcaattctattaggaggAGTGTTGAATGCTAATTGAAGCATTTCCCCTTTTGTTTGAATTGAAAATACAATTCAAATTGTATACTTGAATTTAGGTTAAGTATTTGGAAAATTAAAGTAAATTTATGAAAAAAGAATGTTGCAAATATCCAACAAAGACACAAACATAGATCTAGGTAGAAGAAGAGAATCTAAACCTGGTCTCAAAAGTTTGGGTTGATATTATGGGACAGAGTAGTAGAGATTTGCCTTGGTCCTTTGACTTTTGCTACATCGAAAGCTGAACTTGTTCATCATTGTCAACTCTGTTAAAATCTTTAAGTGCAGCTCCTGGGTCAATTATTTGCACATAGAATGAGAGgaaaaaggttgtggataggggtttgccttgagtcaaaccttggtttaggaattaaccttgaaattgaagtaGTACTTTTAATGGAAAATTGCAACAAGATGCTTTCTTTTTGAGGGAAAAGCTAGATCTAAAATGCTTGTAAATTGCATAggtaacttaaagtataagtcacatttttatttcttatacttaaatcttatattttatgtatatattgtattGTCGAATAGAGAGACTGAGAGGGATTAAAAAATTGCTCATGGATTAC from Cryptomeria japonica chromosome 3, Sugi_1.0, whole genome shotgun sequence harbors:
- the LOC131057065 gene encoding uncharacterized protein LOC131057065, with protein sequence MFSSFGNAFLRTRNSSYVPPLNTTAATLARRYNKKVGCTRSWDNKDGAPPERFEVIIDNMMNLELLFWVANYSANATLYNIAVSHATRSSSEHVRPDGSTWQVVAFNSTDRSVIEKYTVQGYDNSSTWARGQAWAVYGFTTAYRYTQNEKFLQTAQKTADFFLRNLPPEDNVPYWDFDAPYRESYQPRDTSAAAIAASGLLELGEYLGVKYRDSGVKILEGLVKYRADRRAQFKIPAILINGTSHYSTGHFDRALIFGDYYYVEGILRLSRFIHTFSPTAF